The DNA window AAAACCTTGCGCCCGCGCCTTCGCTTGCGCCGCTTCTTGGGCTTGCCCTTCTGGGGCGCGTCGCCCGCCTGCCCGTCTGCGGAGCGGGGCTCCATCGGGCGGCGTTGCTGCCAGCTGGCGGCTCCCGGGCCGGTTGACCTATGGGAAGCGCTGGACACGCCCACCTCCGGCGCGCCGGCGCCGGTGTCGTGGTCTTCCACTGTCGTTCCTTCCGGCGCCGCGCGAACCGATGACGGACGCAGCAGGCGCTTCAGTGTTTTAAGTTGCCGCCAGACTAACAGTGCCGCGCCCGATCACCAAGAGCCGCGTGCCGAATTTTGCCGGCTGGGCCAGCAAACCACCGTTCCGGCAGCATTGCGTAATGTATCCGCAAGCCTGGATTGGTACGCGCACCCCCTGCCGGCTCCCTTTCAGCTTGCAGCACGGACAAATCCTGCCGGTTGCCACCGCGAAAAACCTTCGCGGTTGAATAGCCGGCTTCGATGAGGCATTTCTGAAATGTGCGGAAGAATCCGGCGCGACCGGTCTCCTCCCATCACCAACAGAAAAGGAAGCGGACCCGCAACGCATGGCAGTCAGGCAATGAACTGGAGACGCTATTTCTGGCCGGTCGTCGGCATCGCGGCGGTGATCTTCTCACTGCTGCTGCTCTGGCACGAATTGCGCGGCATTTCGCTCGACGATGTCTGGGACGGCATATCAGCCATACCGACACGCGGCTGGATTCTCGCGGCTGTGAGTTCGGTCATCGCCTATGCCTCGCTCGCCGGCTACGACCACATCGCGCTCTTGCACATCGGCAAGCGCGTGTCGTGGCTGTTCGTCACGCTCTGCTCCTTCACCACCTATGCGCTGTCGCACAACATCGGCGGCTCGGTGTTTTCCGGCGCCGTCATCCGATACCGCGCCTACGGCACCAGGGGTCTGACCGGACAGGATGTCGGCGTGCTGGTGGCGGTCTGCTGGATCACCTTCGTGCTGTCGACGATTCTCGCCTCGGGGCTCGTTCTGGTCTTCGAGCCGCAGATACTCGACCGGTTTTCCGGCATCGCCCACCACGGCCTGTCGGAAGCGGCGGGCATCGCCATGCTGATCCTCGTCGCCGCCTACATATTCGGTAGCTGGCTGCACCTGCGCCCGCTGAAGATCGCCAGCTTCCAGCTGCACTATCCGGCGCTGCCGATCGTCGCACGGCAATTGCTGATTGGCCCGATCGAACTGCTGGCGGCCGCCGCGATCATCTTCTTTGCCCTGCCCGAAGCCCACAATCCCGGTTATTTCGTCGTGCTGGGCGTCTTCCTCGTCTCCTTCTCGATCGCGCAGATCTCGCATGCGCCGGGCGGGCTCGGCGTGTTCGAAGTGGTGTTCCTCGCCGGCCTGTCCGACATGGACCCGGTTGGCGTGCTGGCAGCGCTGCTGGTGTTCCGGCTGTTCTACCTGATCATCCCGCTGATTCTGGGTCTGGGGGTGGTGCTGTTCTTCGAGCGGTCGCAGTTCAGCCGGACGGAGGGTTGAGGGCGCAGGATTGAACTCGGAGTTCGCGGACTCCGCCTGCAACGTCGTGCCCGAAACCGACTGACGAAACGTAGCGATTGAACTGCAAAGCAGGCTTGACTATTTTCCGCTGGCGGCTACAAGGCAGCGCTCAAGCGGCTTGCCCGCTCGGCCCGCACGGTCCATGACTGTGCCTGCTGGGGAATAGGTTAACGGTAGACCCACGGACTCTGACTCCGTTAGTCCTGGTTCGAATCCAGGTTCCCCAGCCAACCGCTCTCAGAAATCCTTGAAATCCGCCAAATTCCGGTCCTCCGGGAACGCCGCCGTTCCATGCCGAATCGGCCTTGCCCAAGTGGTGCCCACAACTGATGTCCAGGGCTGGTGTCCATCCGCCCTGGACCAGCGGAGCAAGGGCGGATGGGACTGCGCAGGCATGAGGTCGAAAACCTCGTCCTCAGGGGGCCGATCTTCTACTGGCGGGCACGCATCCCGGCGGGGCTTGCCGCCTCGACTAGGAACGCGCGGCTTTCACTGAGCCTTAGGCTCTCCGACCGTAAGAAGGCGTCACTGGTAGGGCGGCGGCTCAATGCGCTGCTGCTCCAGGTGGAAGGCCTCTGGATGGCTAGGTTCCGCGCATGGTCCTCAATCTGCTCATCGGTACCATCGTCATAAGTCTGACGGTCCTGTGGGCAGGGCTATACCGGTTGCTCGATATCTTCGCCGACTTCGAGACTGCACTCTATTTTTCGACCATCACCTTTTCGACGGTCGGCTACGGCGACATCGTGCCCGCTCATGCGTGGCGTGTCCTGGCGGCGCTCGAGGGCGTAAACGGGTTTCTGCTCATCGGCTGGTCGACCGCCTATCTGATCGCTGCCGGAACGCGCATCGGTCCATTCAAGGCCGGCGAGCATTTCTGATGGCGATGCTCAGACCGCCACCGAATGCCTGGCCTTGCCCGTTTCAAAATACTTGTCGAACTTTGCCGCGATGCTCCTGACAAAGGGCCGACTTTCCGCCGGCACGACGAAGCGGTCACTGTCGAGTTCAAGCAACCGCGCAGGATCGTGAAGAGCCGTGGAACTTGCTTTCATCAGAAGTCTTTGGCCAACTTCGCCAAAGCGCTCCACCAGTTCGATCGCCGAGAAGCCGAAGTCGCACATCAGCCGCTCGATGATCCAGCCGCGA is part of the Mesorhizobium loti genome and encodes:
- a CDS encoding two pore domain potassium channel family protein — its product is MVLNLLIGTIVISLTVLWAGLYRLLDIFADFETALYFSTITFSTVGYGDIVPAHAWRVLAALEGVNGFLLIGWSTAYLIAAGTRIGPFKAGEHF
- a CDS encoding UPF0104 family protein; translation: MNWRRYFWPVVGIAAVIFSLLLLWHELRGISLDDVWDGISAIPTRGWILAAVSSVIAYASLAGYDHIALLHIGKRVSWLFVTLCSFTTYALSHNIGGSVFSGAVIRYRAYGTRGLTGQDVGVLVAVCWITFVLSTILASGLVLVFEPQILDRFSGIAHHGLSEAAGIAMLILVAAYIFGSWLHLRPLKIASFQLHYPALPIVARQLLIGPIELLAAAAIIFFALPEAHNPGYFVVLGVFLVSFSIAQISHAPGGLGVFEVVFLAGLSDMDPVGVLAALLVFRLFYLIIPLILGLGVVLFFERSQFSRTEG